In Carya illinoinensis cultivar Pawnee chromosome 6, C.illinoinensisPawnee_v1, whole genome shotgun sequence, a single genomic region encodes these proteins:
- the LOC122313389 gene encoding rab GTPase-activating protein 22-like isoform X2 → MKALRRSHTSSSSSSPSSNSNSSPSSSWVHLRSVLFIVASSSPASCSSSDRGRLKSPWSRRKRKHALSPQRWRSFFTPDGKLRDGGVKLLKKVRSGGVDPSIRAEVWPFLLGVYELKSSKEERDSIRTQKRKEYEKLRRLCKRLLKHSKEGFNSNEIVRISCDGYRGSPVRDTDSPGSEDVVSARASLSSAETSPDIEYSDYHSSALLEGQDGARQTTNADACTFDTDSSYSDSSEEPEVSRTFPSMEGTEENDPDMSCKELSSPSRTEVSSKYRNAEDFASWQRIIRLDAVRANAEWMPYSPSQAAISEGRARHSAEAVGLKDYDHLEPSRIFHAARLVAILEAYALYDPEIGYCQGMSDLLSPIISVVTEDHEAFWCFVGFMRKARHNFRLDEAGIRRQLNTVAKIIKSKDSHLYRHLEKLQAEDCFFVYRMVVVLFRRELTFEQTVCLWEVMWADQAAIRAGIGKSAWGRIRQQAPPTEDLLLYAIAASVLQRRKLIIEKYSSMDEILRECNSMAGHLDVWKLLDDAHDLVVTLHDKIETSF, encoded by the exons ATGAAAGCTCTAAGACGTAGTCACACTTCATCGTCGTCGTCGTCTCCGAGTTCGAACTCGAATTCCTCTCCTTCTTCGTCGTGGGTTCATTTGCGTTCGGTTCTATTCATTGTTGCTTCTTCCTCACCAGCTTCTTGTTCTTCCTCCGATCG GGGTCGTCTCAAGTCACCATGGTCTCGCAGGAAAAGAAAACATGCCCTTTCGCCTCAGCGATGGAGAAGTTTCTTTACACCAGACGGGAAGCTCCGTGATGGTGGagttaaacttttaaaaaaagttcgCAGTGGA GGTGTTGATCCAAGTATTAGGGCAGAAGTTTGGCCTTTCCTACTAGGAGT CTATGAATTGAAGAGTTcgaaagaagaaagagatagTATAAGAACTCAGAAAAG AAAGGAATATGAGAAACTTCGTAGACTATGCAAGCGGCTGCTAAAACATAGCAAAGAGGGATTTAATTCGAATGAAATTGTAAGAATTAGTTGTGATGGGTACAGGGGGAGTCCTGTACGAGACACAGATTCTCCTGGCTCTGAAGATGTGGTTAGCGCCAGGGCATCCCTTTCTAGTGCGGAAACGAGCCCAGATATTGAATACTCAGACTACCACTCTAGTGCATTATTGGAGGGACAGGATGGTGCAAGACAAACCACAAATGCTGATGCCTGTACATTTGACACCGATTCATCATACTCAGACTCCTCTGAAGAACCTGAAGTCAGTCGGACTTTCCCCTCTATGGAAGGAACAGAAGAGAATGATCCTGACATGAGTTGCAAGGAGTTGTCTTCTCCCTCGAGGACAGAAGTCTCGTCAAAATATCGCAATGCCGAAGATTTTGCCTCTTGGCAGCGGATCATCCGCCTTGATGCTGTACGTGCCAATGCAGAATGGATGCCATACTCCCCATCTCAAGCTGCAATTTCGGAAGGTAGGGCACGCCACTCTGCTGAGGCTGTGGGGTTGAAGGATTATGATCATCTGGAACCCAGCAGGATCTTCCACGCTGCTCGACTGGTTGCTATTCTTGAAGCATATGCACTCTATGACCCTGAAATTGGCTACTGCCAGGGCATGAGTGATCTTCTTTCTCCAATAATTTCAGTGGTTACAGAGGATCACGAGGCATTCTGGTGCTTTGTGGGTTTCATGAGGAAGGCTCGGCATAATTTTAGGCTTGATGAGGCGGGAATCCGAAGGCAACTCAATACTGTTGCCAAGATTATTAAGTCTAAGGACTCTCATCTTTACAGGCACTTAGAAAAGCTCCAGGCTGAGGATTGTTTTTTCGTTTATAGAATGGTGGTGGTACTCTTTAGAAGGGAATTAACATTCGAACAGACTGTTTGCCTTTGGGAGGTAATGTGGGCAGACCAGGCAGCCATTAGGGCTGGGATTGGAAAGTCTGCATGGGGCAGGATCAGGCAGCAAGCCCCGCCCACAGAGGATTTGTTGCTTTATGCAATTGCAGCTTCTGTATTGCAAAGAAGGAAGTTGATTATTGAGAAGTATAGCAGTATGGACGAGATTTTAAGGGAATGTAATAGCATGGCCGGGCATCTTGATGTGTGGAAGCTCCTAGACGATGCGCACGACTTGGTGGTGACACTCCATGACAAGATTGAGACATCCTTCTGA
- the LOC122313389 gene encoding rab GTPase-activating protein 22-like isoform X1 yields the protein MSINTNNISPTISGRGRGGWVLSMARLAATDSSVLFTALAGVAVLVFIAFTARRGRLKSPWSRRKRKHALSPQRWRSFFTPDGKLRDGGVKLLKKVRSGGVDPSIRAEVWPFLLGVYELKSSKEERDSIRTQKRKEYEKLRRLCKRLLKHSKEGFNSNEIVRISCDGYRGSPVRDTDSPGSEDVVSARASLSSAETSPDIEYSDYHSSALLEGQDGARQTTNADACTFDTDSSYSDSSEEPEVSRTFPSMEGTEENDPDMSCKELSSPSRTEVSSKYRNAEDFASWQRIIRLDAVRANAEWMPYSPSQAAISEGRARHSAEAVGLKDYDHLEPSRIFHAARLVAILEAYALYDPEIGYCQGMSDLLSPIISVVTEDHEAFWCFVGFMRKARHNFRLDEAGIRRQLNTVAKIIKSKDSHLYRHLEKLQAEDCFFVYRMVVVLFRRELTFEQTVCLWEVMWADQAAIRAGIGKSAWGRIRQQAPPTEDLLLYAIAASVLQRRKLIIEKYSSMDEILRECNSMAGHLDVWKLLDDAHDLVVTLHDKIETSF from the exons ATGTCCATCAACACTAACAACATCAGTCCCACCATCTCCGGCCGTGGACGCGGCGGCTGGGTTTTGTCCATGGCGCGGCTGGCGGCCACTGATTCGTCGGTGCTTTTCACGGCGCTGGCCGGCGTCGCCGTGCTAGTATTCATAGCTTTTACAGCTCGTAG GGGTCGTCTCAAGTCACCATGGTCTCGCAGGAAAAGAAAACATGCCCTTTCGCCTCAGCGATGGAGAAGTTTCTTTACACCAGACGGGAAGCTCCGTGATGGTGGagttaaacttttaaaaaaagttcgCAGTGGA GGTGTTGATCCAAGTATTAGGGCAGAAGTTTGGCCTTTCCTACTAGGAGT CTATGAATTGAAGAGTTcgaaagaagaaagagatagTATAAGAACTCAGAAAAG AAAGGAATATGAGAAACTTCGTAGACTATGCAAGCGGCTGCTAAAACATAGCAAAGAGGGATTTAATTCGAATGAAATTGTAAGAATTAGTTGTGATGGGTACAGGGGGAGTCCTGTACGAGACACAGATTCTCCTGGCTCTGAAGATGTGGTTAGCGCCAGGGCATCCCTTTCTAGTGCGGAAACGAGCCCAGATATTGAATACTCAGACTACCACTCTAGTGCATTATTGGAGGGACAGGATGGTGCAAGACAAACCACAAATGCTGATGCCTGTACATTTGACACCGATTCATCATACTCAGACTCCTCTGAAGAACCTGAAGTCAGTCGGACTTTCCCCTCTATGGAAGGAACAGAAGAGAATGATCCTGACATGAGTTGCAAGGAGTTGTCTTCTCCCTCGAGGACAGAAGTCTCGTCAAAATATCGCAATGCCGAAGATTTTGCCTCTTGGCAGCGGATCATCCGCCTTGATGCTGTACGTGCCAATGCAGAATGGATGCCATACTCCCCATCTCAAGCTGCAATTTCGGAAGGTAGGGCACGCCACTCTGCTGAGGCTGTGGGGTTGAAGGATTATGATCATCTGGAACCCAGCAGGATCTTCCACGCTGCTCGACTGGTTGCTATTCTTGAAGCATATGCACTCTATGACCCTGAAATTGGCTACTGCCAGGGCATGAGTGATCTTCTTTCTCCAATAATTTCAGTGGTTACAGAGGATCACGAGGCATTCTGGTGCTTTGTGGGTTTCATGAGGAAGGCTCGGCATAATTTTAGGCTTGATGAGGCGGGAATCCGAAGGCAACTCAATACTGTTGCCAAGATTATTAAGTCTAAGGACTCTCATCTTTACAGGCACTTAGAAAAGCTCCAGGCTGAGGATTGTTTTTTCGTTTATAGAATGGTGGTGGTACTCTTTAGAAGGGAATTAACATTCGAACAGACTGTTTGCCTTTGGGAGGTAATGTGGGCAGACCAGGCAGCCATTAGGGCTGGGATTGGAAAGTCTGCATGGGGCAGGATCAGGCAGCAAGCCCCGCCCACAGAGGATTTGTTGCTTTATGCAATTGCAGCTTCTGTATTGCAAAGAAGGAAGTTGATTATTGAGAAGTATAGCAGTATGGACGAGATTTTAAGGGAATGTAATAGCATGGCCGGGCATCTTGATGTGTGGAAGCTCCTAGACGATGCGCACGACTTGGTGGTGACACTCCATGACAAGATTGAGACATCCTTCTGA
- the LOC122313620 gene encoding probable 6-phosphogluconolactonase 4, chloroplastic, with translation MATPSTDKKNVEVFDTEEDQAVSLAKYTANLSNQFCKERGAFSVVLSGGSLINSLRKLLEPPYIDSIEWSKWHVFWLDERVVPKDHEDSNYKLANDGFLSKVPILPGNVYAINDKLSAEGAADDYEACLKNLVNRNVIALSEASGFPKFDLMLLGMGPDGHVASLFPGHPLLQENEKWVTFIKDSPKPPPERITFTFPVINSSTYIALVITGAGEAGAVQTALGKSKNSVKLPVQMVSPEGKLTWFLDKDAASKL, from the exons ATGGCGACGCCATCAACTGACAAGAAGAACGTTGAGGTGTTTGATACGGAGGAGGATCAAGCTGTTTCTCTGGCTAAGTACACGGCCAATCTGTCTAATCAGTTTTGCAAAGAAAGAGGGGCTTTTTCTGTCGTTTTGTCTGGTGGGTCTCTCATCAATTCCCTCAG GAAGCTACTGGAACCCCCATATATTGATTCAATTGAATGGTCGAAATGGCATGTCTTTTGGCTAGATGAAAGAGTAGTACCAAAGGATCATGAAGACAGTAATTATAAGCTTGCTAATGATGGGTTTCTTTCTAAG GTACCAATTCTCCCTGGTAATGTCTATGCAATCAATGATAAGCTGTCAGCTGAGGGTGCAGCAGATGATTATGAGGCTTGTCTAAAAAACTTGGTCAATAGAAACGTGATAGCTTTATCTGAAGCTAGTGGATTCCCAAAGTTTGATCTCATGCTGCTGGGTATGGGTCCAGATGGACATGTGGCTTCTTTATTCCCAGGCCATCCTCTGCtccaagaaaatgagaaatggGTCACCTTCATTAAGGACTCTCCAAAACCGCCTCCAGAGAGAATTACTTTTACATTTCCAGTGATCAACTCTTCTACATACATTGCCCTTGTGATAACCGGTGCCGGTGAAGCTGGAGCAGTGCAAACAGCTTTAGGAAAGAGTAAAAATTCAGTTAAGCTTCCTGTTCAAATGGTTTCACCTGAAGGGAAGTTGACTTGGTTTTTGGACAAGGATGCTGCTTCAAAGCTGTAG